A window of bacterium genomic DNA:
CTCCTTCGACCTTACCATCAGAAGCAATGACCGGCAATCTGCGGACTTGATGAAGCCGCATCTCTTCTTCCGCTGCGGCGATCGTGTCGTTCGACGCACAGGAAAAGACTGATTTTGACATAGCAACGGAAACTGGAATTTCAAAAAGTGCGCGGCCCTGGGTGTAACCAGCCATGCAGATGTCGCGATCCGTAATGATTCCAATCACCTGTTTATTCAGATCAACGACGGGAAGCCATCCAATATCGAAATCCCACATCTTTTTTGCAGCCATGGAAAGATTATCGTCAGGGACGCAGGTTTCTACCGCTTGTTTCATAATTTGGGAGACTTTCATAATTCACCTCCTTTTCTTAAGGCTCGAAAAGAAATGGCGGCAAACACCATTTCTCGCCAGAGCGGGTGTTGCGAAGAGATAAAGTATCGCTTACGGGTCAACCTTTCAGCGGCTCTCTCATCTTCTCGCAACGGATTCAGTGTTTACCGCCATATCAAGAGTGAGCAAAGAGCATGCCAAACAAAACACGCCGACATAGTCGAAGAGTATCGTCGGACAGGAGATTCCACCAGATCTCTGTTACGAATCGTGGGACCGACTTTCTGTCGTTTCTTTGACTCTGTGGCATATGGGAATTGCTGATGCGTAACCTTAAGCAACTTTCGAAATCCGAGTTTTGCTTTTGCGGATGGCCTCGGGTGTTTGCGACGATCTCAGCGCTTGAATCCAACGCAAATCAAACAAGCGTTTGCAGAATGTCAGATAGCACTCGCGGCTGCAATACACACCATGATTGATCTCGATGAGCCGTCGAGCTTCCTTTCCGCATTCATCGCAAACCATAATAGTTAATGTGGCCATGGTTTCATTCATCCCATATTTAGCTCCGCAAAACTCGTGCCGCTTCTGATCGTGGAAACGGCCGGCCCATTTTTTCGAATCACAGTTGAGCGCAAATTGCCGTGCACAAGATCTTTTCAACAGATGGAGCGGCCTTTACGATGCTTGGATCAGAGGTTCCACAATCACTTCGGAAATGATGGAATTTGCTATGAAACAACTCTGGTGCGCCTCTTTCAAAAGTTCCTTTGCTCTTTCTATGTCGTGAATCGATTCCACGGCGATGCGAGGTTTCAATGTAACTTTACTGAACCGGAACTTTCCTTCCACTGATTCAAGAACTCCGATTGCATGTGAAGTGTAGTCAAGCACTGTCAAAGAGTTACGACTCGCAAGGGCCAGAAACGTCATCATGGTGCAAGAATCCACAGCGGCGACAAAAAGGTCCTCAGGCGTCCATACACCGGCCTCGCCTTTGAACTCCGGCGGACTCGCTACGCGGAATTCTTCTTTTCCCTCGGAACTCAGAATTCCCGCGCGCTGTCCGATTTTCACAACATCAGTTGAATAAGTAAAACTGCGTGGTTTTGTTAGGATCGTGGTTTGTTGCATATTGTTCTCCTGAAGCCTGTATGTGCAATATGTGTTCCAGCTATCACTGGGAATTGATCTGGCAACTGATTTGCTAAACTTAAATACACAAGGTGTAGTCAAGAAATCGAATGAACAAAACACACGCGCATTACTTACCGCCTCTCTATCAGGATTCTCCGGAACACGGACGATTGATTTTGCGTGATGGCTCAACAGCCACGATCCGGTTCATTCAACCACAAGATCAGGATGCGACACAAAAATTCTTTGAACGCCTTTCTCCGGAATCGCGCTGGCTCCGTTTCTTCTCTCTTGCAAAACCTGATCCGAAACTAATCCTATCCATGTGTAATCCGACCGATCCGGCCGCTCAAACAACTCTGGTTGTCACAAGAGTTGTTGGTGGAGAGCTGCAGATCATTGCGGTCGCAACTTACTGGGGACAGAAAGACAAAACTGCCGAAGTAGGACTTGCAGTAGACGATCTATTTCAAGGGAAAGGAATCGGCACACTTCTATTGGAGCGGCTTGCTCTTCTGGCAGTGCGGAATGGGTTTTTACAATTTACCGCGACAACGCATGCTTCCAATCATCCAATGCTGGAAGTTTTTCGCAGATCCGGATTCCCCATTCAGGAAGAACGAGAAGGTAGCTATGTGCTGCTCAAATTTTCAGTGCAACCCACAGAGTCAAGCGTAGAGCGATCAGAAACGGTGGATCGAATCTTTACAACA
This region includes:
- a CDS encoding CBS domain-containing protein — translated: MKVSQIMKQAVETCVPDDNLSMAAKKMWDFDIGWLPVVDLNKQVIGIITDRDICMAGYTQGRALFEIPVSVAMSKSVFSCASNDTIAAAEEEMRLHQVRRLPVIASDGKVEGVLSINDLAREVERELTGTKQEITTKELTDTLATICEPRASQLQARLQ
- a CDS encoding OsmC family protein, with translation MQQTTILTKPRSFTYSTDVVKIGQRAGILSSEGKEEFRVASPPEFKGEAGVWTPEDLFVAAVDSCTMMTFLALASRNSLTVLDYTSHAIGVLESVEGKFRFSKVTLKPRIAVESIHDIERAKELLKEAHQSCFIANSIISEVIVEPLIQAS